Proteins from one Terriglobus tenax genomic window:
- a CDS encoding carboxylesterase/lipase family protein, with protein MHASDSTKTGTRLDPGLCTTPRSAVAKTQYGKVRGYIAGDVYTFKGVPYGEDTSGENRWLPAKPPKPWQDEYPALVYGANCPQTLHNFKSAEMSFLYDWDDGYMSEDMLRLNIWTPALTGNRPVMVYFHGGGFSFGSAYELPSHDGAQMARNHDVVQVSVNHRLNVLGFLDISEIGGSAYDLSVNVGMTDLVASLRWIQENIANFGGDPNKVMIYGQSGGGSKVTCLLGMPSATGMIRTAAVQSGGGGNSPSAEQSRELSRQMMKELGLGANDLGALQKMDWSRLFAAGNAAIAKINPPLRGSAGPGSVPGAAPRVGWGPTVDGRTVTLRSFFDAAPEISKNIPMMIGSVSEEGMQFRLQPTESEWLDTLTRSYGSEKATALIAAMKKAHPEKSIRTLSYGVQGVSARNNVQRMVKLKHGQAAAPVYQYWFTWQSPMLDGQCGAWHTAELAFCFDNTRRCEQGTGNTPEAQALAKKMSTAWANFARTGNPSQPGLAWTASDPNRCQTMVFDNRCRMVDDPDGEVRKILLS; from the coding sequence GTGCACGCTTCAGACAGTACAAAGACGGGAACACGCCTGGACCCTGGTCTTTGTACAACCCCCAGGAGCGCCGTCGCTAAAACGCAGTACGGTAAGGTCCGTGGCTATATCGCCGGTGATGTTTATACCTTCAAGGGCGTTCCCTATGGCGAGGACACCAGCGGAGAGAATCGCTGGCTTCCGGCGAAGCCGCCCAAACCATGGCAGGACGAATATCCTGCCCTGGTCTATGGTGCCAACTGTCCTCAGACGCTGCATAACTTCAAGTCGGCGGAGATGTCTTTTCTCTACGATTGGGACGATGGCTACATGAGCGAAGACATGCTCAGGCTGAATATATGGACGCCAGCGCTGACAGGAAACAGGCCTGTCATGGTGTACTTCCATGGCGGTGGCTTCAGCTTTGGCTCCGCGTACGAGTTGCCTTCGCATGACGGCGCGCAGATGGCCCGTAATCATGATGTGGTGCAGGTCTCGGTCAACCATCGTTTGAATGTGCTTGGTTTTCTCGACATCTCCGAGATTGGCGGGTCAGCGTATGACCTCTCCGTGAATGTGGGCATGACGGACTTGGTGGCATCACTGCGCTGGATTCAGGAGAACATCGCCAATTTCGGTGGCGATCCCAACAAGGTCATGATTTACGGCCAGTCCGGCGGCGGGTCAAAGGTAACGTGTCTGCTGGGGATGCCGTCAGCCACGGGCATGATTCGTACCGCGGCCGTTCAATCCGGCGGCGGAGGCAACAGTCCCAGCGCTGAGCAATCCCGGGAGCTCTCCCGCCAGATGATGAAAGAGCTGGGGCTAGGCGCGAATGATCTTGGCGCGCTACAAAAGATGGATTGGTCGCGCCTGTTCGCCGCTGGCAATGCAGCCATTGCCAAAATCAATCCGCCTCTCCGGGGATCTGCTGGCCCGGGTTCAGTGCCTGGGGCTGCGCCTCGGGTAGGCTGGGGGCCGACGGTCGATGGACGCACCGTGACACTCCGGTCGTTCTTTGATGCTGCTCCTGAGATCTCAAAAAATATCCCGATGATGATTGGTTCCGTGAGTGAGGAGGGAATGCAGTTCCGCCTGCAACCGACGGAATCCGAGTGGCTGGATACGTTGACCAGGTCTTACGGCAGCGAGAAAGCCACTGCGTTAATCGCCGCGATGAAGAAGGCGCATCCGGAGAAGAGTATCCGCACGTTGTCCTATGGTGTTCAGGGCGTGAGCGCAAGAAACAACGTGCAGCGTATGGTAAAGCTGAAACACGGCCAGGCAGCGGCGCCGGTATATCAGTACTGGTTTACCTGGCAGTCTCCCATGCTGGATGGACAGTGCGGCGCATGGCATACGGCGGAGTTGGCCTTCTGTTTCGATAACACGCGACGCTGTGAGCAGGGAACTGGCAACACTCCGGAGGCGCAGGCATTGGCGAAGAAGATGAGCACGGCATGGGCAAACTTCGCCCGAACCGGCAACCCCAGCCAGCCGGGACTTGCGTGGACAGCATCTGATCCCAATCGCTGCCAGACCATGGTCTTTGACAACCGCTGCAGGATGGTCGACGACCCGGATGGTGAGGTAAGGAAGATTCTGTTGAGCTAA
- a CDS encoding alpha/beta hydrolase has protein sequence MKMPMLAWIVSVVFVGLLAGNSYAQVKTIVPPVVPGARPVRLERISIHGVSLEGNLEGDAVDREVLVYLPPSYDKDPRRHYPVLYALHGYSIGAEQWTKEIHVPQTIEGAFAQSAKEMIVVLPDAKTVHNGSMYSSSATTGDFERFIAQDVVAYIDTHYRTLPNRASRGLVGHSMGGYGASRIGMKHADVFGSLYMMSPCCMSARRAGPVNPETEKTLAAVKAPADSANLPFPLRTQLASAAAWSPNPKNPPLYLDLPVKDGVAQPDVLAKWAANAPLSFVDQYTRDLKRYRAIAIDVGDQDGLRVDAGKLHELLDQYGITNSFEIYSGTHTSAVADRFQNYVMPFFSKNLCFEKACGEKLH, from the coding sequence ATGAAGATGCCTATGTTGGCGTGGATTGTCAGCGTCGTTTTTGTGGGGCTGTTGGCAGGCAACTCTTATGCACAAGTAAAGACGATCGTGCCTCCGGTTGTTCCCGGAGCAAGGCCCGTCCGTTTGGAGCGGATATCCATCCACGGTGTATCGCTGGAAGGCAACCTGGAAGGAGATGCCGTAGACCGCGAGGTACTGGTTTATCTTCCGCCGAGCTACGATAAGGATCCCCGGCGCCACTATCCGGTGCTTTATGCTCTGCATGGATATTCCATCGGGGCCGAGCAGTGGACAAAGGAGATTCACGTTCCCCAGACAATCGAAGGTGCCTTCGCGCAGAGCGCCAAAGAGATGATTGTAGTGTTGCCCGATGCAAAGACAGTCCATAACGGCTCCATGTACTCCAGTTCCGCAACGACGGGCGACTTCGAGCGCTTTATTGCGCAGGATGTCGTGGCCTACATCGACACGCACTATCGCACGCTGCCGAATCGCGCCAGCCGTGGCCTGGTGGGGCATTCTATGGGAGGATACGGGGCAAGCCGCATCGGCATGAAGCATGCGGACGTCTTCGGCAGTCTTTACATGATGAGCCCATGCTGCATGTCAGCAAGACGTGCTGGACCGGTCAATCCGGAGACGGAGAAGACTCTGGCAGCGGTGAAGGCTCCGGCCGATTCAGCGAATCTCCCCTTTCCGCTCCGCACGCAACTGGCTTCGGCAGCAGCGTGGTCGCCCAATCCGAAGAACCCTCCGCTATATCTCGATCTGCCGGTCAAAGATGGTGTAGCTCAGCCGGATGTGTTGGCAAAATGGGCGGCCAACGCCCCGCTTTCCTTTGTCGATCAATACACGCGCGATTTGAAGCGTTACCGGGCCATCGCTATTGATGTGGGTGACCAGGATGGACTGCGCGTGGATGCCGGCAAGCTGCATGAGCTTCTGGATCAATACGGCATCACGAATTCATTCGAGATCTATTCCGGTACGCACACCAGCGCGGTTGCAGACCGCTTCCAGAATTATGTGATGCCATTCTTTAGCAAAAATCTTTGCTTTGAGAAGGCCTGCGGAGAAAAGCTTCACTAG
- a CDS encoding alpha-L-arabinofuranosidase C-terminal domain-containing protein, which yields MLEDSRPDEPRVAVLLVDMDRASQTIDPYIYGQFLEHINHSVEDGLFAEQIRGAGFEGKDFETYWKPDFDRGQVEVANLEFQNGSKSLRLKVNGGHAKIQQGRLFLEDGVAYDGFLWVKRERGTPRLTIQVHSSSGQILASVLIAVPLGDWHRIPFTFRSNIRDTEATLELAASGHGSLLVDFVSMMRSDVRRDGMFRPDLFEALEGLRPTFIRWPGGSFASTYRWKEGIGPYESRGYHPNTYWGGYSDYFGFGTDEFLNLCKKLNAEPLITLAAPDTSPEAIEYALDWIRYVNDPPMTEWGQRRAANGHPEPYNVRYFQIDNEPMNNGFTAQSYAEVVNAYGPRLRAASPGIKIVACGQKRSNDMEWSQTVIDLAGANFDVLGCHNYEYEPANFELGVRRIHDYLAKLCDYVRASKHPKIEVAVLEWSLQHTYDWRAGLHAAGSLMMYEELSPGLTMTCPALLMRNTTDDPSWTAAIYHDHVSWFPGGSYPVSKLFREHYAEELLASATGTFRDRDRTLLLDKISTAIPQGWQPGSVDANATRSKDGKRIVIKAVNYQGQRNSILVRLQGAAAPQTAAAMLHTLGADLMDVASLEHPDRFAVSSRNLEYSKTFSIDLEPYSVAVVEIRPT from the coding sequence ATGCTGGAAGACAGCCGTCCCGATGAGCCGAGAGTGGCGGTCCTGTTGGTTGATATGGATCGGGCCAGCCAAACAATCGATCCATACATCTATGGGCAATTCCTAGAGCACATCAACCATTCCGTCGAGGATGGCCTATTCGCCGAGCAGATTCGCGGCGCTGGATTTGAAGGCAAGGATTTTGAAACCTACTGGAAGCCGGATTTCGACCGTGGACAGGTTGAAGTGGCCAACCTGGAGTTTCAGAATGGATCAAAAAGCCTCCGCCTGAAGGTGAATGGTGGCCACGCAAAGATACAGCAAGGGCGTCTTTTTCTTGAGGACGGTGTCGCATACGACGGCTTTCTTTGGGTGAAGCGAGAACGCGGGACGCCTCGTTTGACCATCCAAGTTCACTCATCCAGCGGTCAGATTCTAGCCAGTGTTCTCATAGCTGTACCTTTAGGTGACTGGCACCGGATCCCGTTCACCTTCCGAAGCAATATACGAGATACCGAGGCCACTCTTGAGCTAGCGGCTTCAGGACATGGATCGTTGCTGGTCGACTTTGTCTCCATGATGCGTTCTGATGTTCGTCGGGATGGGATGTTCCGTCCTGATCTGTTTGAAGCACTCGAAGGTCTGCGCCCCACATTTATCCGCTGGCCCGGCGGATCCTTTGCTTCCACTTACCGGTGGAAGGAAGGCATCGGCCCCTATGAGTCGCGCGGGTATCATCCCAACACCTATTGGGGTGGGTACTCTGACTACTTCGGGTTCGGTACCGATGAATTTCTCAACCTATGCAAGAAATTGAACGCGGAGCCTCTGATCACTTTGGCGGCCCCGGATACATCACCTGAAGCGATTGAGTATGCGCTGGACTGGATTCGTTATGTAAACGATCCGCCAATGACGGAGTGGGGACAGCGGCGCGCAGCGAATGGACATCCCGAACCGTATAACGTCCGCTATTTCCAGATCGACAACGAGCCGATGAACAATGGCTTTACGGCGCAGTCCTATGCAGAGGTTGTGAATGCCTATGGACCAAGGCTGCGGGCTGCTTCTCCGGGTATAAAGATCGTCGCGTGCGGGCAGAAGCGCTCTAACGATATGGAGTGGAGCCAGACCGTGATTGATCTTGCAGGCGCCAATTTCGACGTACTGGGTTGCCATAACTACGAATATGAACCAGCAAACTTTGAATTGGGTGTCCGGCGTATACACGACTACCTTGCCAAACTGTGCGACTATGTTCGCGCGTCGAAACATCCGAAGATCGAAGTTGCAGTGTTGGAGTGGAGCCTGCAACACACGTACGACTGGCGCGCCGGACTGCATGCCGCTGGCAGCCTGATGATGTACGAAGAGCTGAGCCCCGGCTTGACGATGACCTGCCCTGCCTTGCTGATGAGGAACACAACGGACGATCCATCCTGGACGGCAGCCATCTACCACGATCATGTCTCATGGTTCCCTGGGGGAAGCTATCCTGTGTCCAAATTGTTTCGAGAGCACTACGCTGAAGAGTTGCTGGCTTCCGCAACGGGAACCTTCCGCGACCGTGATCGCACTCTGTTGCTGGACAAGATCTCTACTGCGATTCCCCAGGGATGGCAGCCCGGCTCCGTGGACGCCAATGCAACGCGAAGCAAAGACGGCAAGCGCATCGTGATCAAGGCCGTGAACTACCAGGGCCAAAGAAACTCGATCTTAGTCCGGCTACAGGGTGCAGCAGCTCCGCAGACCGCGGCGGCAATGCTGCACACCCTCGGCGCAGATCTGATGGATGTCGCCTCCCTGGAGCATCCGGACCGGTTTGCCGTGTCCAGCCGTAACCTGGAATACAGCAAGACGTTTTCCATTGATCTCGAGCCTTACTCGGTCGCAGTAGTGGAGATTCGTCCGACCTAG
- a CDS encoding aldo/keto reductase translates to MKYRTLGRTGIKVSPYCLGAMMFGGIANSDHDDCIRIIHKALDFGINFVDTADRYSNGESEEIVGKALKGRRQNIVLATKVNGAMGEDPNQQGNSRRWITQAVEASLRRLQTDHIDLYQVHRPSPDTDIEETLSVLTDLMRAGKVRAIGSSTFPASEIVEAQWVAEHRGLARFRTEQPPYSILNRSIEREVLPICEKYGMGALVWSPLAKGMLTGRYRRGHSLPESLRVKVFPKQMSDERNLEAVERLIPIAEGAGISLTHMAMAFVMAHPGVTSAILGPRTMQQLDDLLAGAEVALSNEILDRIDEVVAPGTDAGPMGALYTPPAVTQASLRRRPDRVAV, encoded by the coding sequence GTGAAATACCGCACGCTAGGCCGAACAGGCATCAAGGTCAGCCCATATTGCTTAGGAGCGATGATGTTCGGCGGCATCGCCAACTCCGATCACGACGACTGCATTCGTATCATCCACAAGGCCTTAGATTTCGGCATCAACTTCGTCGACACCGCCGATCGATACAGCAACGGAGAGTCGGAGGAGATCGTCGGCAAGGCGCTCAAGGGTCGTCGCCAAAATATCGTGCTGGCCACCAAGGTGAACGGCGCAATGGGCGAGGATCCGAATCAGCAGGGTAATTCGCGCCGTTGGATCACACAGGCCGTGGAGGCGTCGTTGCGCCGCCTTCAGACCGACCACATCGATCTTTACCAGGTCCACCGTCCCTCTCCCGATACCGACATCGAGGAGACGTTGTCGGTGCTCACGGACCTGATGCGCGCGGGCAAGGTCCGCGCCATCGGGTCATCGACGTTTCCTGCTTCCGAGATCGTGGAGGCGCAATGGGTGGCGGAGCACCGTGGCCTGGCTCGCTTCCGAACCGAGCAGCCACCTTATTCGATCCTCAACCGCAGTATCGAACGGGAGGTTCTGCCCATCTGCGAGAAGTATGGGATGGGCGCGCTGGTCTGGAGCCCGCTGGCGAAGGGTATGCTCACCGGGCGCTACCGCAGGGGCCACTCTCTGCCGGAGAGCCTGCGCGTCAAGGTCTTTCCCAAACAGATGTCCGACGAGCGCAATCTGGAGGCGGTCGAACGCCTCATCCCCATCGCCGAGGGAGCCGGGATTTCGTTGACGCACATGGCGATGGCGTTTGTGATGGCTCACCCCGGTGTTACATCGGCGATTCTCGGTCCACGCACCATGCAACAGCTGGACGATCTGCTCGCCGGTGCCGAAGTTGCGCTTAGCAACGAAATCCTGGATAGGATCGACGAGGTCGTTGCGCCGGGGACCGACGCGGGGCCGATGGGCGCACTCTACACTCCGCCCGCAGTGACTCAGGCGAGCTTACGGCGTCGTCCAGATCGGGTTGCAGTTTGA
- a CDS encoding SDR family NAD(P)-dependent oxidoreductase, with the protein MSNQRIALVTGANQGVGFQVAKELAANGVTVYVGSRNLERGEAAAKEIGNGAIALQIDVTDQASIRAAAERVRTELGRLDLLVNNAAISNTSRGDRSLEEFSKLTRASNISLDEVRAIWETNVFGALAVYQAMLPLLRESAHAHIVNVSSGVGSLTTNANPDFQYRKMYSPGYAASKTALNAITLAMMIELEGSGIKVNLVSPGFTKTNLNGYAGLESLEYGSREVVRVALLGPDGPTGTFTHWEGETIPW; encoded by the coding sequence AGTCGGATTCCAGGTTGCGAAGGAACTCGCCGCCAATGGGGTGACGGTTTATGTCGGGTCGCGCAATCTGGAGCGTGGCGAAGCTGCCGCGAAAGAGATCGGCAACGGTGCGATCGCGCTGCAGATCGATGTCACCGATCAGGCTTCGATCCGTGCTGCGGCCGAGCGTGTCCGCACGGAGCTTGGCCGCCTTGATCTGCTTGTCAACAACGCAGCCATCTCGAACACAAGCAGGGGCGACCGCTCGCTCGAGGAGTTTTCCAAACTCACCCGTGCCAGCAATATTTCTCTGGACGAGGTCCGCGCTATCTGGGAGACGAACGTCTTCGGCGCGCTCGCCGTGTATCAAGCCATGCTGCCCCTACTGCGGGAATCCGCGCACGCACACATCGTCAATGTCTCCAGCGGCGTCGGTTCATTGACTACGAATGCGAATCCGGATTTCCAATATCGCAAGATGTACAGCCCGGGCTATGCCGCGTCGAAGACAGCTCTGAACGCCATCACGCTAGCCATGATGATTGAACTGGAAGGCAGCGGAATCAAGGTTAACCTCGTATCCCCAGGCTTCACCAAAACGAATCTCAACGGTTATGCCGGGTTAGAGTCGCTTGAGTACGGCTCTCGTGAGGTTGTGCGGGTCGCCCTGCTCGGACCGGACGGTCCTACCGGCACCTTCACGCACTGGGAAGGTGAAACGATCCCCTGGTAA